From Streptomyces sp. HUAS MG91, the proteins below share one genomic window:
- a CDS encoding histidine triad nucleotide-binding protein codes for MPGDPQADCLFCKIVAGDVPATLVRETETTVAFRDINPQAPTHVLVIPRVHHPDAASLAAAEPAIAADVLREAGEVAKEEKLDSYRLVFNTGSGAGQTVFHAHAHVLGGRGLQWPPG; via the coding sequence ATGCCCGGCGACCCCCAGGCGGACTGCCTGTTCTGCAAGATCGTCGCGGGAGACGTCCCCGCCACGCTCGTCCGCGAGACGGAGACCACGGTCGCGTTCCGGGACATCAACCCCCAGGCCCCCACCCACGTCCTGGTGATCCCGCGCGTCCACCACCCCGACGCCGCCTCCCTGGCCGCCGCGGAACCGGCCATCGCCGCCGACGTGCTGCGCGAGGCCGGCGAGGTCGCCAAGGAGGAGAAGCTGGACAGCTACCGGCTCGTGTTCAACACGGGCAGCGGCGCCGGCCAGACCGTCTTCCACGCGCACGCCCACGTCCTCGGTGGCCGCGGCCTGCAGTGGCCCCCCGGATAA
- a CDS encoding PDZ domain-containing protein codes for MTNPAASAYLRFPHPHGELVVFTAEDDVWAAPLDGGRAWRISADNVPVGHPRTSPDGTTVAWTSRRDGAPEVQVAPLDGGPARRLTYWGSWTTSVRGWTPDGRVLALSTYGQASLRRSWARAVPLDGGPAETLPYGPVGGVAHGPGSQVVLLSVPMGREAAWWKRYRGGTAGKLWIDRAAEGAGEFVRLHADLDGNIEDPMWVGERVAFLSDHEGVGALYSSAADGSDLRRHTPVGSGTGFYARHAATDGTRVVYSSAGELWVVDDLLAADAAPRRLDIRLGGQRTDLRPRAVDAARWFGAASPDHTGRGSAVSVRGAVHWITHRNGPARALAAEPGVRTRLPHTFRVAGEEHVVWVTDAEGDDALEFAPATGTAPGATPRRLGAGRLGRVLGLTVAPDGGRVAVAAHDGRVLLVERDSGDVREVDRSEDGHATGLTFSPDSAWLAWSHPGPHDLRRLKLANAADLSVSEATPLRFRDYAPAFTLDGKHLVFLSARSFDPLYDEHSFDLAFVGGSRPHLITLAATTPSPFGPQRHGRPFDAPDGPGSETPESEGAPATRVDLEGLADRIVPFPVEAARYSTLRAAKDGVLWLRHPVHGVLGDARAALGDAEPKTRLERYDLLQQRIEEIGSDADHFEVTGDGKRVLLWTGEVLKVVPSDRRPAHDDSSDTNITVDLARISQRVDPVAEWRQMYEETGRLMRDNFWRADMNGVDWDGVLARYRPVLDRVATHDDLVDLLWEVHGELGTSHAYVAPGGRGGTARRRQGLLGADVSRHEDGSWRVDRVLPSETSDPRARSPLAAPGVAVRAGDAIVAVGGMPVDPVTGPGPLLVGTADKPVELTVSPAGGGDARHVVVVPLENEEPLRYHAWVADRRAYVHRLSGGRLGYLHVPDMQAPGWAQIHRDLSVEVAREGLVVDVRENRGGHTSQLVVEKLARRVIGWDVPRGSRPFTYPMDAPRGPVVAVANEFSGSDGDIVNAAIKALGIGTVVGTRTWGGVIGIDSRYRLVDGTLVTQPKYATWMEGYGWGLENHGVDPDVEVVVAPHDAAAGRDPQLDEAVRLALAALSRTPAKSAPELPDPSAG; via the coding sequence GTGACGAACCCTGCCGCCTCTGCCTATCTCCGATTTCCGCATCCGCACGGCGAGTTGGTGGTCTTCACCGCCGAGGACGACGTGTGGGCCGCACCGCTCGACGGCGGCCGCGCCTGGCGGATCAGCGCCGACAACGTGCCGGTCGGCCACCCCCGGACCTCGCCCGACGGCACCACCGTCGCCTGGACCTCGCGCCGTGACGGCGCCCCCGAGGTGCAGGTCGCGCCGCTCGACGGCGGACCGGCCCGGCGCCTGACGTACTGGGGCAGCTGGACCACGTCCGTGCGCGGCTGGACGCCAGACGGCCGGGTCCTCGCCCTCAGCACGTACGGGCAGGCGTCGCTGCGCCGCAGCTGGGCGCGGGCGGTCCCGCTGGACGGCGGGCCCGCCGAGACGCTGCCGTACGGGCCGGTCGGCGGGGTCGCCCACGGCCCCGGCTCCCAAGTGGTGCTGCTCTCCGTGCCGATGGGCCGGGAGGCCGCCTGGTGGAAGCGGTACCGGGGCGGCACCGCGGGCAAGCTGTGGATCGACCGGGCGGCCGAAGGCGCGGGGGAGTTCGTGCGGCTGCACGCCGACCTCGACGGCAACATCGAGGACCCGATGTGGGTCGGCGAGCGGGTCGCCTTCCTCTCCGACCACGAGGGCGTCGGCGCCCTGTACTCCTCGGCGGCCGACGGGTCAGACCTGCGCCGCCACACCCCGGTCGGCTCCGGCACCGGGTTCTACGCCCGGCACGCCGCGACCGACGGCACCCGGGTCGTCTACTCCAGTGCCGGTGAACTGTGGGTCGTCGACGACCTGCTCGCCGCCGACGCGGCGCCGCGTCGGCTCGACATCCGGCTCGGCGGGCAGCGCACCGACCTGCGGCCGCGCGCGGTGGACGCCGCCCGCTGGTTCGGCGCCGCCTCGCCCGACCACACCGGGCGCGGCAGCGCCGTCTCGGTGCGCGGCGCCGTCCACTGGATCACCCACCGCAACGGCCCGGCCCGCGCGCTGGCCGCCGAACCCGGCGTCCGGACCCGGCTCCCGCACACCTTCCGCGTCGCAGGCGAGGAGCACGTGGTGTGGGTGACGGACGCCGAGGGCGACGACGCCCTGGAGTTCGCGCCCGCCACCGGCACCGCACCCGGCGCCACCCCGCGCCGGCTGGGCGCGGGCCGGCTCGGCCGGGTCCTCGGGCTGACCGTCGCCCCGGACGGCGGGCGGGTCGCCGTCGCCGCGCACGACGGCCGGGTCCTCCTCGTCGAGCGGGACAGCGGCGACGTCCGCGAGGTGGACCGCAGCGAGGACGGCCACGCCACCGGCCTCACCTTCTCGCCCGACTCGGCCTGGCTCGCCTGGTCGCACCCGGGCCCGCACGACCTGCGCCGGCTCAAGCTGGCCAACGCGGCGGACCTGTCCGTGAGCGAGGCCACCCCGCTCCGCTTCCGGGACTACGCGCCCGCGTTCACGCTCGACGGCAAGCACCTGGTGTTCCTGTCGGCGCGCTCCTTCGACCCGCTCTACGACGAGCACTCCTTCGACCTCGCGTTCGTCGGCGGCTCGCGGCCGCATCTGATCACGCTGGCGGCGACCACCCCGTCGCCGTTCGGGCCGCAGCGGCACGGGCGTCCCTTCGACGCGCCGGACGGCCCCGGCTCCGAGACCCCGGAGAGCGAGGGCGCCCCGGCCACCCGCGTCGATCTCGAAGGGCTCGCCGACCGGATCGTGCCGTTCCCCGTCGAGGCCGCCCGCTACTCGACGCTGCGCGCCGCCAAGGACGGCGTGCTGTGGCTGCGGCACCCGGTCCACGGCGTCCTCGGCGACGCGCGGGCCGCCCTCGGCGACGCCGAGCCGAAGACCCGCCTGGAGCGCTACGACCTGCTCCAGCAGCGCATCGAGGAGATCGGCTCGGACGCCGACCACTTCGAGGTCACCGGCGACGGCAAGCGGGTCCTGCTGTGGACCGGCGAGGTGCTGAAGGTCGTCCCCAGCGACCGGCGGCCCGCGCACGACGACTCCAGCGACACGAACATCACCGTCGACCTCGCCCGGATCTCCCAGCGCGTCGACCCGGTCGCCGAGTGGCGGCAGATGTACGAGGAGACCGGCCGCCTGATGCGGGACAACTTCTGGCGCGCCGACATGAACGGCGTCGACTGGGACGGCGTCCTCGCCCGCTACCGGCCCGTCCTCGACCGGGTCGCCACCCACGACGACCTCGTCGACCTGCTCTGGGAGGTGCACGGCGAGCTGGGCACCTCGCACGCCTACGTCGCGCCGGGCGGCCGGGGCGGCACCGCCCGGCGCCGCCAGGGGCTGCTCGGCGCCGACGTCTCCCGCCACGAGGACGGCAGCTGGCGCGTCGACCGGGTGCTGCCCTCGGAGACCTCCGACCCGCGCGCCCGGTCCCCGCTCGCCGCGCCCGGGGTCGCCGTGCGCGCCGGGGACGCGATCGTCGCCGTCGGCGGGATGCCCGTCGACCCCGTCACCGGGCCCGGCCCGCTGCTCGTCGGCACCGCCGACAAGCCGGTCGAGCTGACCGTCTCGCCGGCCGGCGGCGGCGACGCCCGCCATGTCGTCGTCGTGCCGCTGGAGAACGAGGAGCCGCTGCGCTATCACGCGTGGGTGGCCGACCGGCGGGCCTACGTCCACCGGCTCTCCGGCGGCCGGCTCGGCTACCTCCACGTCCCGGACATGCAGGCGCCGGGCTGGGCGCAGATCCATCGCGACCTGAGCGTGGAGGTGGCCCGGGAGGGGCTGGTCGTCGACGTCCGGGAGAACCGGGGCGGGCACACCTCGCAGCTCGTGGTGGAGAAGCTCGCGCGCCGGGTCATCGGCTGGGACGTGCCGCGCGGCAGCCGTCCCTTCACGTACCCGATGGACGCGCCCCGGGGGCCGGTCGTCGCCGTCGCCAACGAGTTCTCCGGGTCGGACGGGGACATCGTCAACGCGGCGATCAAGGCGCTCGGGATCGGCACCGTCGTGGGGACCCGGACATGGGGCGGCGTCATCGGGATCGACAGCCGGTACCGGCTGGTGGACGGGACGCTCGTGACGCAGCCCAAGTACGCGACCTGGATGGAGGGGTACGGGTGGGGGCTGGAGAATCACGGGGTGGATCCGGATGTCGAGGTGGTCGTCGCCCCGCATGACGCTGCCGCCGGGCGTGACCCGCAGCTCGATGAGGCGGTCCGTCTGGCGCTGGCCGCGCTTTCCCGAACCCCGGCCAAGTCGGCACCGGAGTTGCCGGACCCGTCCGCCGGCTGA
- a CDS encoding 16S rRNA (uracil(1498)-N(3))-methyltransferase codes for MTAPVFVVEGPVPDGRTYVLDGPEGRHAVSVKRLRAGEQVVLTDGLGAWCEGVVTGSEGKDRLLVEAGPVRTEPEERPRITVVQALPKGDRGELAVETMTETGVDAIVPWAASRCITQWRGERGLKALGKWRATAREAGKQSRRVRFPEVAEAASTKEVAALLAGADLAVVLHEDRDHESAALASAELPAGGEIVLVVGPEGGVSPEELAVFEEAGARTCRLGRSVLRTSTAGTAAVALLLGRTGRWG; via the coding sequence GTGACGGCGCCGGTGTTCGTGGTCGAGGGGCCCGTCCCCGACGGCCGTACGTACGTCCTCGACGGCCCTGAGGGGCGGCACGCCGTCTCCGTGAAGCGGCTGCGGGCCGGGGAGCAGGTGGTGCTCACCGACGGCCTCGGCGCGTGGTGCGAGGGCGTCGTCACGGGCAGCGAGGGCAAGGACCGGCTGCTCGTCGAGGCCGGGCCGGTGCGCACCGAGCCCGAGGAGCGGCCCCGGATCACCGTCGTCCAGGCCCTCCCCAAGGGCGACCGGGGCGAACTCGCCGTGGAGACCATGACCGAGACCGGCGTCGACGCGATCGTGCCGTGGGCGGCGTCGCGCTGCATCACCCAGTGGCGCGGCGAGCGCGGGCTCAAGGCGCTCGGCAAGTGGCGGGCCACCGCCCGCGAGGCCGGCAAGCAGTCGCGCCGGGTGCGGTTCCCCGAGGTCGCCGAGGCGGCGTCCACGAAGGAGGTCGCCGCGCTGCTCGCCGGGGCCGATCTCGCGGTGGTGCTGCACGAGGACCGGGACCACGAGAGCGCCGCGCTGGCCTCCGCGGAACTCCCCGCGGGCGGCGAGATCGTGCTCGTCGTCGGACCCGAAGGGGGCGTCTCCCCCGAGGAGTTGGCGGTGTTCGAGGAGGCCGGGGCGCGGACCTGCCGGCTCGGGCGCAGCGTGCTGCGGACCTCGACGGCCGGGACCGCGGCGGTGGCGCTGCTCCTCGGCCGCACCGGCCGCTGGGGCTGA
- a CDS encoding nitronate monooxygenase has product MSSSVLADLCHCPIVQAPMAGGASRPELVAAVSEAGGLGFLAAGYKTADGMYQEIQQVRALTGRPFGVNLFMPQPEYADPAAVEVYRNQLAGEATWYQTPLGDPDSGRDDGYDAKLAILVDDPVPLVSFTFGCPTTEVVDALRRVGTLTVVTVTTAAEAKAAEAVGADAVCVQGIEAGGHQGTHRDCPETDGSGVGLLALIAQVREAVRLPVVAAGGIMRGAQIAAVLAAGADLAQLGTAFLVTPESGAPDLHKRAMTDPLFTRTELTRAFSGRPARGLVNRFLREHGPYAPAAYPEVHHMTSPIRKAAAKAGDPQAMALWAGQGHRLARELPAGQLVEVLAAELAEAQGALGQRGAA; this is encoded by the coding sequence ATGTCCTCCTCCGTGCTGGCTGATCTCTGTCACTGCCCGATCGTGCAGGCCCCCATGGCGGGCGGTGCGTCTCGGCCCGAGTTGGTGGCCGCCGTGTCCGAAGCGGGCGGGCTCGGTTTCCTCGCCGCCGGGTACAAAACCGCCGACGGGATGTACCAGGAGATCCAGCAGGTGCGGGCGCTCACCGGGCGGCCCTTCGGCGTCAATCTGTTCATGCCGCAGCCCGAGTACGCCGACCCCGCCGCGGTCGAGGTGTACCGCAACCAGCTCGCCGGCGAGGCCACCTGGTACCAGACGCCGCTCGGCGACCCCGACAGCGGGCGCGACGACGGCTACGACGCCAAGCTGGCCATCCTCGTCGACGACCCGGTGCCGCTGGTCTCCTTCACCTTCGGCTGCCCCACCACCGAGGTCGTCGACGCGCTGCGCCGGGTCGGCACCCTCACCGTGGTCACCGTGACGACGGCCGCCGAGGCGAAGGCCGCGGAGGCCGTCGGCGCCGACGCCGTCTGCGTGCAGGGCATCGAGGCGGGCGGCCACCAGGGCACCCACCGCGACTGCCCGGAGACCGACGGCAGCGGGGTCGGACTGCTCGCCCTGATCGCCCAGGTGCGCGAGGCCGTGCGGCTGCCGGTCGTCGCGGCCGGCGGGATCATGCGCGGCGCGCAGATCGCGGCCGTGCTCGCGGCCGGTGCCGACCTGGCACAGCTCGGCACCGCGTTCCTGGTCACCCCCGAGTCCGGGGCGCCCGATCTGCACAAGCGGGCCATGACCGATCCGCTGTTCACGCGCACCGAGCTGACCCGGGCGTTCTCCGGGCGGCCCGCGCGCGGCCTCGTCAACCGGTTCCTGCGCGAGCACGGCCCGTACGCGCCCGCCGCCTACCCCGAGGTGCACCACATGACGTCGCCGATCCGCAAGGCTGCCGCCAAGGCCGGTGACCCGCAGGCCATGGCGCTCTGGGCGGGGCAGGGGCACCGGCTCGCCCGGGAACTGCCCGCCGGACAGCTCGTGGAGGTGCTGGCCGCCGAACTGGCCGAGGCGCAGGGTGCGTTGGGGCAGCGGGGTGCCGCGTGA
- the dnaJ gene encoding molecular chaperone DnaJ, whose protein sequence is MATDYYAVLGVRRDASQDEIKKAFRRLARELHPDVNPDPKTQERFKEINAAYEVLSDPQKKQVYDLGGDPLSQSGGGGAGGFGAGGFGNFSDIMDAFFGTASQRGPRSRTRRGQDAMIRLEVELDEAAFGTTKDIQVDTAVVCTTCSGEGAAPGTSAQTCDMCRGRGEVSQVTRSFLGQVMTSRPCPQCQGFGTVVPTPCPECAGDGRIRSRRTLTVKIPAGVDNGTRIQLAGEGEVGPGGGPAGDLYVEIHELPHPVFQRRGDDLHCTVTIPMTAAALGTKVPLETLDGLEEIDIRPGTQSGQSVPLHGRGVTHLRGGGRGDLIVHVEVTTPQKLDPEQERLLRELAKLRGEERVNGQFQPGQQGLFSRLKDAFNGR, encoded by the coding sequence GTGGCCACGGACTACTACGCCGTACTCGGCGTGCGCCGCGACGCTTCCCAGGACGAGATCAAGAAGGCTTTTCGGAGGCTCGCCCGCGAGCTGCACCCGGACGTGAATCCGGATCCGAAGACCCAGGAGCGGTTCAAGGAGATCAACGCCGCCTACGAGGTGCTCTCCGACCCGCAGAAGAAGCAGGTCTACGACCTGGGGGGCGACCCCCTGTCGCAGTCCGGCGGAGGCGGCGCGGGAGGCTTCGGCGCCGGCGGGTTCGGGAACTTCTCGGACATCATGGACGCGTTCTTCGGTACGGCGTCGCAGCGCGGGCCCCGGTCCCGTACGCGCCGTGGCCAGGACGCCATGATCCGGCTGGAGGTCGAGCTCGACGAGGCGGCCTTCGGCACCACCAAGGACATCCAGGTCGACACCGCTGTGGTGTGTACGACCTGTAGCGGTGAGGGTGCCGCGCCGGGGACCTCCGCGCAGACCTGTGACATGTGCCGCGGCCGCGGTGAGGTCTCGCAGGTGACGCGGTCCTTCCTCGGTCAGGTCATGACCTCGCGGCCGTGCCCGCAGTGCCAGGGCTTCGGCACCGTCGTGCCGACCCCGTGCCCGGAGTGCGCCGGTGACGGCCGCATCCGGTCGCGGCGGACGCTGACGGTGAAGATCCCGGCCGGTGTGGACAACGGCACGCGGATCCAGCTCGCCGGTGAGGGCGAGGTCGGGCCGGGCGGTGGTCCCGCCGGTGACCTGTACGTCGAGATCCACGAGCTGCCGCACCCCGTCTTCCAGCGGCGCGGCGACGACCTGCACTGCACGGTCACCATCCCGATGACCGCGGCGGCTCTCGGTACGAAGGTGCCGCTGGAGACGCTCGACGGGCTGGAGGAGATCGACATCCGGCCGGGCACGCAGTCCGGGCAGTCGGTTCCGCTGCACGGGCGCGGTGTCACGCATCTGCGCGGGGGCGGGCGCGGTGACCTCATCGTGCATGTCGAGGTGACGACGCCGCAGAAGCTCGATCCCGAGCAGGAGCGGTTGCTGCGCGAGCTGGCCAAGTTGCGGGGTGAGGAGCGGGTGAACGGGCAGTTTCAGCCTGGGCAGCAGGGGCTCTTCTCGCGGCTGAAGGACGCGTTCAACGGGCGGTGA
- the hrcA gene encoding heat-inducible transcriptional repressor HrcA → MLSERRLEVLRAIVQDYVGTEEPVGSKALTERHRLGVSPATVRNDMAALEDEGYIAQPHTSAGRIPTDKGYRLFVDKLTSVKPMTAPERRAVQNFLEGAVDLDDVVGRTVRLLAQLTRQVAIVQYPSLTRSTVRHVELLSLAPARLMLVLITDTGRVEQRMIDCPAPFGETALADLRARLNSRVASRRFADVPQLVQDLPEAFEAEDRGTVATVLSTLLETLVEESEERLMIGGTANLTRFGHDFPLTIRPVLEALEEQVVLLKLLGEVGDSGMAVRIGHENAHEGLNSTSVVSVGYGSGGEAVAKLGVVGPTRMDYPGTMGAVRAVARYVGQILAES, encoded by the coding sequence ATGCTCAGTGAACGCAGGCTCGAAGTGCTGCGCGCCATCGTCCAGGACTACGTGGGCACCGAGGAGCCGGTCGGTTCCAAGGCGCTCACCGAGCGGCACCGGCTCGGCGTCTCCCCGGCGACCGTGCGCAACGACATGGCCGCCCTGGAGGACGAGGGGTACATCGCCCAGCCGCACACCAGTGCCGGGCGCATCCCCACCGACAAGGGGTACCGCCTCTTCGTCGACAAGCTGACCAGCGTGAAGCCGATGACCGCTCCGGAGCGGCGGGCCGTCCAGAACTTCCTGGAGGGCGCCGTCGACCTGGACGACGTCGTCGGGCGTACCGTGCGGCTGCTCGCGCAGCTGACGCGGCAGGTGGCGATCGTCCAGTACCCCTCGCTGACCCGGTCCACGGTGCGCCATGTCGAACTGCTGTCGCTGGCGCCCGCCCGTCTGATGCTCGTACTGATCACGGACACCGGGCGGGTCGAGCAGCGGATGATCGACTGTCCGGCGCCGTTCGGCGAGACGGCTCTGGCGGACCTGCGGGCCCGGCTCAACAGCCGGGTCGCGAGCCGCCGTTTCGCGGATGTGCCGCAGTTGGTGCAGGATCTGCCGGAGGCCTTCGAAGCGGAGGACCGCGGTACGGTCGCGACGGTGCTCTCCACTCTGCTGGAGACGCTGGTCGAGGAGTCCGAGGAGCGGCTGATGATCGGCGGCACCGCCAATCTCACTCGCTTCGGACATGACTTTCCCCTCACCATCAGGCCGGTCCTCGAGGCCCTTGAGGAGCAGGTCGTGCTCCTCAAGTTGCTTGGTGAGGTGGGTGATTCGGGCATGGCCGTACGCATCGGTCACGAGAACGCCCACGAGGGACTCAACTCCACGTCCGTGGTGTCGGTCGGCTACGGTTCGGGCGGCGAGGCAGTCGCCAAGCTCGGCGTGGTCGGACCGACACGCATGGATTACCCGGGAACGATGGGAGCAGTACGCGCAGTGGCACGTTACGTCGGACAGATCCTGGCGGAGTCGTAA
- a CDS encoding MBL fold metallo-hydrolase → MEGHAEVRTVVDWKAVGWEELTPGAGRIRLPGWDATAGLVVGAGAALLIDTGSSLREGARLRADVRRLLGAHARVTHIVLTHPHFDHVLGTAAFAGVETYGAVGIDTVLTRGRDALYEDAVRHGLPPDEAAGATDVLVVPRHRVSGEWTLDLGEGLQVLIANLGPAHTAHDLVVLVPGNPVTVFCGDLVEESGEPQAGPDAAPGHWPAALDRLLALGGEDALYVPGHGSVVNAAFVRAQRATLLARSGVS, encoded by the coding sequence ATGGAAGGTCATGCCGAAGTCAGGACGGTCGTCGACTGGAAGGCCGTGGGCTGGGAGGAGCTGACGCCCGGTGCCGGGCGGATCCGGCTGCCCGGCTGGGACGCCACGGCCGGGCTCGTCGTGGGCGCCGGCGCCGCCCTGCTGATCGACACCGGATCCTCACTGCGTGAAGGCGCCCGGCTGCGCGCGGACGTCCGGCGGCTGCTCGGAGCACACGCACGGGTGACGCACATCGTGCTCACCCATCCGCATTTCGACCACGTGCTCGGCACGGCGGCTTTCGCGGGGGTGGAGACCTACGGCGCGGTGGGCATCGACACAGTCCTCACGCGGGGCCGCGACGCCCTGTACGAGGACGCCGTGCGGCACGGGCTGCCCCCGGACGAGGCGGCCGGGGCGACGGACGTCCTGGTCGTCCCGCGGCACCGGGTCAGCGGCGAGTGGACGCTCGATCTGGGCGAAGGGCTCCAGGTGCTGATCGCGAACCTCGGCCCCGCCCACACCGCCCACGACCTGGTGGTCCTGGTCCCGGGGAACCCCGTGACCGTCTTCTGCGGCGATCTGGTCGAGGAGTCCGGCGAACCGCAGGCGGGCCCCGACGCGGCACCCGGTCACTGGCCGGCGGCGCTCGACCGGCTGCTCGCGCTCGGCGGCGAGGACGCGCTGTACGTTCCCGGGCACGGTTCGGTGGTGAATGCGGCGTTCGTCCGGGCGCAGCGCGCCACTCTGCTGGCGCGTTCCGGCGTGTCGTGA
- a CDS encoding DUF3097 domain-containing protein: MRQYSPDLTPPWKRNKPVPEVPAEPDLVVEEVRTGFCGAVVRVEKTAQGPTVTLEDRFGKHRVFPMEPRGFLLEGKPVTLVRPSAASAGPARPARTASGSMAVPGARARVARAGRIYVEGKHDAELIERVWGDDLRIEGVAVEFLEGVDDLPAIVADFAPGPDARLGVLVDHLVPGTKEWKISRSVTSEHALVVGHPYIDIWEAVKPSSVGIDAWPRVPHGQDWKTGVCRALGWRVANTGEAWQHILSRVTSYKDLEPELLGRVEELIDFVTG; the protein is encoded by the coding sequence ATGCGCCAGTACTCACCTGACCTGACCCCTCCCTGGAAGCGGAACAAGCCGGTTCCGGAGGTGCCCGCCGAGCCGGATCTGGTCGTCGAGGAGGTCCGCACCGGCTTCTGCGGGGCGGTGGTCCGCGTCGAGAAGACGGCGCAGGGGCCGACGGTGACGCTGGAGGACCGCTTCGGCAAGCACCGGGTCTTCCCGATGGAGCCGCGCGGATTCCTGCTGGAGGGCAAGCCCGTCACGCTGGTCCGTCCGTCGGCGGCGTCCGCCGGGCCCGCGCGTCCGGCCCGTACGGCGTCGGGCTCGATGGCGGTCCCCGGCGCCCGCGCCCGGGTGGCCCGGGCCGGCCGGATCTACGTCGAGGGCAAGCACGACGCCGAGCTCATCGAACGGGTGTGGGGCGACGACCTGCGCATCGAGGGCGTGGCGGTGGAGTTCCTGGAGGGCGTGGACGACCTCCCGGCGATCGTCGCCGACTTCGCGCCCGGCCCCGACGCGCGCCTCGGCGTCCTGGTCGACCATCTGGTCCCCGGCACCAAGGAGTGGAAGATCTCCCGGTCGGTGACGAGCGAGCACGCCCTGGTGGTCGGCCACCCGTACATCGACATCTGGGAGGCGGTGAAGCCGTCCTCGGTCGGCATCGACGCCTGGCCCCGCGTCCCGCACGGCCAGGACTGGAAGACGGGCGTCTGCCGGGCCCTGGGCTGGCGCGTGGCGAACACCGGCGAGGCCTGGCAGCACATCCTGTCCCGGGTCACGTCCTACAAGGACCTGGAACCGGAACTCCTGGGCCGAGTGGAAGAACTGATCGACTTCGTCACGGGCTGA
- the hemW gene encoding radical SAM family heme chaperone HemW — MPSALPDGEPVPADGSLPASALADAASRPLGFYLHVPYCATRCGYCDFNTYTATELRGTGGVLASRDNYADLVVEEVRLARKVLGDDRRPVRTVFVGGGTPTLLAASDLVRMLGAIRDEFGLADDAEVTTEANPESVDPAYLAELRAGGFNRISFGMQSARQHVLKVLDRTHTPGRPEACVAEARAAGFEHVNLDLIYGTPGETDEDWRASLDAAIGAGPDHVSAYALIVEDGTQLARRIRRGEVPMTDDDVHADRYLIADEVLAGAGFDWYEVSNWATSEAGRCLHNELYWRGADWWGAGPGAHSHVGGVRWWNVKHPGAYAAALAEGRSPGAGREVLADEDRRVERILLELRLLDGCPVSLLKPAGLAAARKAVADGLLESVPFDGGRAVLTLRGRLLADAVVRDLVD; from the coding sequence ATGCCTTCCGCACTTCCCGACGGCGAGCCCGTCCCCGCCGACGGATCCCTGCCCGCCTCCGCCCTCGCCGACGCGGCCTCCCGCCCGCTCGGCTTCTATCTGCACGTCCCGTACTGCGCCACCCGCTGCGGCTACTGCGACTTCAACACGTACACGGCGACCGAGCTGCGCGGCACCGGCGGCGTCCTCGCCTCCCGGGACAACTACGCGGACCTCGTGGTGGAGGAGGTCCGGCTCGCCCGGAAGGTGCTCGGCGACGACCGGCGGCCCGTGCGGACCGTGTTCGTCGGGGGCGGTACGCCGACGCTGCTCGCCGCCTCCGACCTCGTACGGATGCTGGGCGCGATCCGCGACGAGTTCGGGCTCGCCGACGACGCCGAGGTGACGACCGAGGCGAACCCCGAGTCGGTCGACCCGGCGTATCTGGCCGAGCTGCGGGCCGGGGGGTTCAACCGGATCTCGTTCGGGATGCAGAGCGCGCGGCAGCACGTGCTGAAGGTCCTCGACCGCACGCACACGCCCGGCCGGCCCGAGGCGTGTGTCGCGGAGGCGCGGGCCGCCGGGTTCGAGCACGTGAACCTGGACCTGATCTACGGCACGCCGGGGGAGACCGACGAGGACTGGCGAGCCTCGCTGGACGCGGCCATCGGGGCCGGCCCCGACCACGTCTCGGCGTACGCGCTGATCGTCGAGGATGGCACCCAGCTCGCCCGGCGGATCCGGCGCGGGGAGGTGCCGATGACCGACGACGACGTCCACGCGGACCGGTACCTGATCGCCGACGAGGTCCTTGCGGGGGCCGGGTTCGACTGGTACGAGGTGTCGAACTGGGCGACGTCCGAGGCCGGGCGGTGCCTGCACAACGAGCTGTACTGGCGCGGGGCCGACTGGTGGGGCGCCGGGCCGGGCGCCCACTCGCACGTGGGCGGGGTGCGCTGGTGGAACGTCAAGCATCCCGGGGCCTATGCCGCCGCGCTCGCCGAGGGGAGATCGCCGGGGGCCGGGCGGGAGGTGCTGGCCGACGAGGACCGGCGGGTCGAGCGGATCCTGCTGGAGCTGCGGCTGCTCGACGGGTGCCCGGTGTCGCTGCTGAAGCCCGCCGGGCTGGCCGCCGCGCGGAAGGCTGTCGCGGACGGGCTGCTGGAGAGCGTGCCGTTCGACGGCGGGCGGGCCGTGCTGACGCTGCGGGGGCGATTGCTGGCCGATGCCGTGGTGCGGGATCTGGTCGATTAG